In Ipomoea triloba cultivar NCNSP0323 chromosome 7, ASM357664v1, a single genomic region encodes these proteins:
- the LOC116025924 gene encoding putative SNAP25 homologous protein SNAP30, whose translation MFGFGKKPPASASASPMHSADETPARRTASEPKLNFDDMSVQELEDYAVNQAEDTTRSVNNCLKIAEDIRKDGAKTLETLHQQGEQIHRTHEMAVEMDRDLSKGEKLLNNLGGMFSMPWKPKKTKEITGPQTSKDDNHRGKKGSKEQREKLGLNAKGKSAPTAPPNEPQNAMQKVEMEKAKQDDALDDLSDILGDLKGMATDMGQELDRQNKALDNLDTDIDELNSRVKGANQRARHLLAK comes from the exons ATGTTTGGGTTTGGGAAGAAGCCTCCTGCTTCTGCAAGTGCAAGCCCTATGCACTCTGCAGATGAAACTCCTGCAAGGAGGACAGCTTCTGAGCCGAAGCTCAACTTTGATGACATGTCTGTGCAAGAGCTGGAGGATTATGCAGTGAACCAGGCCGAGGACACCACGAGATCCGTCAACAACTGCCTCAAGATCGCGGAGGACATTAGAAAGGACGGTGCGAAGACCCTCGAGACGTTGCACCAGCAGGGGGAGCAGATCCACAGGACTCATGAGATGGCTGTTGAAATGGACCGCGATTTGAGCAAG GGAGAGAAGTTATTGAATAATCTTGGGGGAATGTTCTCCATGCCATGGAAGCCAAAAAAGACTAAGGAAATCACAGGGCCTCAGACTTCAAAAG ATGATAACCACAGAGGAAAGAAAGGCAGTAAAGAGCAAAGGGAGAAGTTGGGGCTAAATGCCAAGGGGAAATCAGCACCGACCGCGCCTCCTAATGAACCGCAGAATGCAATGCAGAAAGTCGAG ATGGAGAAGGCAAAGCAGGATGATGCACTTGATGATCTTAGTGACATATTGGGTGACTTGAAGGGAATGGCTACTGATATGGGACAGGAACTTGACAG GCAAAACAAAGCTCTAGACAATCTCGACACGGATATAGACGAACTGAATTCGCGTGTCAAAGGCGCCAATCAACGCGCTCGCCATCTCCTCGCAAAGTGA
- the LOC116026340 gene encoding heparanase-like protein 2 produces the protein MAPSRMWLCCFVLASSLLFSLCLAVPVKLTVRGVTTVAETEDNFVCATMDWWPETKCNYNQCPWGKAGLLNLDLENEILINAIKAFDRLRLRVGGSLEDQVLYEVGYAVKNCTDFKRTEGGLFGFSQGCLHMSRWDELHKMFNETRAVMTFGLNALFGRQKAKKDGTLWVGDWNPQNARDLMEYTVSKGYKVESYELGNELCGSGVSARVEAEQYGKDIVALKNVVEEVHPNPTSRPKVLGPAGFYDEKWFNTFLQTSGANVVDGLTHHIYNLGSGDDENLIHKIQDPFYLDRIAQTFKDVSSSVQRFGPWSGAWVGEAGGAYNSGGKHVSHYFADGFWYLDQLGMTATFNHKVYCRQALIGGNYALLNTTTFIPNPDYYGALLWNRLMGKKVLAVSHDSSPYLRTYAHCSKHGGGITVLLINMSNSTTFRVRTRNDMNLYSASARRLLLLKDAPEREEYHLTPEGGNIQTDVVLLNGTPLKITNGSRIPVMNPRLVDPSMPINVAPYSIVFANIKGFRAPAC, from the exons ATGGCGCCTTCTAGGATGTGGTTGTGCTGCTTTGTTCTTGCATCCTCGTTGCTGTTCAGTCTCTGCCTTGCTGTCCCGGTGAAGCTGACGGTGAGAGGCGTCACCACCGTCGCCGAGACGGAGGATAACTTCGTCTGCGCCACCATGGACTGGTGGCCGGAGACTAAGTGCAACTACAACCAGTGCCCCTGGGGAAAAGCTGGCCTCCTCAATCTA GATCTGGAAAACGAAATTCTCATAAATGCCATCAAAG CATTCGATCGTCTTAGGTTGAGAGTGGGAGGTTCATTGGAAGACCAAGTGTTGTACGAGGTTGGGTATGCAGTGAAAAACTGCACAGATTTCAAAAGAACAGAAGGTGGCTTGTTTGGGTTCTCCCAAGGTTGTCTTCACATGTCTAGATGGGATGAGCTACACAAAATGTTCAATGAAACTAG GGCCGTTATGACATTCGGGTTGAATGCTCTATTCGGAAGGCAAAAGGCTAAGAAAGATGGTACCCTTTGGGTGGGtgattggaacccacaaaatgCCCGTGATCTTATGGAGTACACGGTATCAAAGGGATACAAAGTTGAATCATATGAACTCG GGAATGAGCTGTGTGGAAGTGGAGTGTCTGCAAGAGTGGAGGCAGAACAATATGGGAAAGATATTGTGGCTCTCAAAAACGTTGTGGAAGAAGTCCACCCCAATCCAACATCCCGACCAAAAGTGTTGGGTCCTGCAGGATTCTACGATGAGAAGTGGTTCAATACCTTCCTTCAGACCTCAGGTGCTAACGTTGTTGATGGTTTGACCCACCATATCTACAATCTTGGTTCAG GTGATGATGAGAACCTGATTCATAAGATTCAAGATCCATTTTATCTTGATCGGATTGCACAGACATTCAAGGATGTTTCTAGCAGTGTTCAAAGGTTTGGGCCATGGTCTGGTGCTTGGGTGGGAGAGGCTGGTGGTGCTTATAACAGTGGTGGAAAGCATGTTTCTCACTACTTTGCCGATGGCTTCTG GTACTTGGATCAACTGGGAATGACAGCAACTTTCAACCACAAAGTGTACTGCAGACAAGCCCTGATTGGAGGGAACTATGCTCTCCTCAACACAACAACCTTCATCCCAAATCCAGATTACTATGGAGCACTCTTGTGGAATAGGTTGATGGGCAAGAAAGTGCTCGCTGTGTCCCACGACAGCTCCCCGTACCTTCGCACCTATGCTCACTGTTCTAAACACGGA GGTGGGATCACTGTGCTCCTGATCAACATGTCGAACTCGACAACCTTTAGGGTCCGTACCAGGAACGACATGAATCTGTACTCTGCAAGTGCTCGACGCCTTCTTCTCCTCAAGGATGCGCCCGAGCGAGAAGAGTACCACTTGACACCAGAAGGCGGGAACATCCAGACCGACGTTGTCCTGCTAAATGGAACCCCGCTGAAGATCACCAACGGCTCTCGTATTCCTGTCATGAACCCAAGGCTTGTTGATCCTTCCATGCCTATCAATGTCGCCCCTTACTCCATTGTCTTCGCCAACATCAAAGGCTTCAGGGCCCCTGCTTGTTAG